One Myxococcaceae bacterium JPH2 DNA window includes the following coding sequences:
- a CDS encoding STAS/SEC14 domain-containing protein yields MLWATFRGPVSVEDSKQIVDIARATATGEPLYLVADLGVSSLSVAPRKYLAEHINPEWFRAIVFVGGGMAQKAVTKALMVALLFTGRTRFDTEFLHSLDDARAWIDAHRARTAQSAKGR; encoded by the coding sequence ATGTTGTGGGCGACCTTCCGAGGACCGGTCTCGGTGGAGGACTCGAAGCAGATCGTCGACATCGCTCGGGCCACGGCCACGGGCGAGCCGCTCTATCTGGTGGCAGACCTGGGGGTCAGCTCGCTCTCGGTGGCGCCGCGAAAGTATCTGGCTGAACACATCAACCCCGAGTGGTTCCGCGCCATCGTCTTCGTGGGCGGCGGCATGGCCCAGAAGGCCGTGACGAAGGCGCTCATGGTGGCGCTGCTCTTCACCGGGCGCACTCGCTTCGACACGGAGTTCCTGCACAGCTTGGATGACGCACGCGCGTGGATTGACGCGCACCGTGCTCGCACGGCGCAGTCGGCGAAGGGGCGGTAG
- a CDS encoding AAA family ATPase yields MLESLWSKRAVLVSGKGGVGKTTLAAALAVAAARAGRPVLLVELSPDENGPSTLAALVGARDEGPRVTVARPGLSFVRLSALEGHRRFLEETLPLRWLADAALRARALRRFLDAGPGLREMGLLYQMLTLLRLTRPGGAPTHPLAILDLPATGHALGLASLPKSVLSVMPGGPIGRAMAEGLTFLQDPARTGVLLASLPEPLPVSEALALSQDLRRLGLPLAAAVLNRMPEDPFTPASRAAAERLLAAHGPHHGQRALGRLARAQASWERFAVGLDAPHLCLPELSVTGPELVEQLAGRLVTAPPSRRAREATP; encoded by the coding sequence GTGCTGGAGTCCCTGTGGAGCAAGCGGGCGGTGCTCGTGTCGGGCAAGGGTGGCGTCGGAAAGACGACACTCGCGGCGGCGCTCGCCGTGGCCGCGGCGCGAGCGGGCCGGCCGGTGCTGCTGGTGGAGCTGTCGCCGGATGAGAACGGGCCGTCCACGCTGGCCGCGCTGGTGGGCGCGCGCGACGAGGGGCCGCGCGTCACCGTGGCGAGGCCGGGACTGTCCTTCGTGCGGCTGTCCGCCCTGGAGGGACACCGGCGATTCCTGGAGGAGACGCTGCCGCTGCGGTGGCTCGCGGACGCGGCGCTGCGCGCACGGGCGCTGCGGCGCTTCCTGGATGCGGGCCCTGGGCTGCGGGAGATGGGGCTGCTGTACCAGATGCTCACGCTGCTGCGGCTCACCCGTCCTGGCGGCGCGCCCACGCACCCGCTGGCCATCCTGGACCTGCCGGCCACGGGACATGCGCTGGGGCTCGCGTCGCTGCCGAAGAGCGTGCTGTCGGTGATGCCGGGCGGGCCCATCGGGCGCGCCATGGCCGAGGGGCTGACCTTCCTGCAGGACCCGGCCCGCACGGGCGTGCTGCTCGCGAGTCTCCCCGAGCCGCTGCCCGTCAGCGAGGCGCTCGCGCTGAGCCAGGACCTGCGGCGGCTGGGGCTGCCGCTGGCGGCCGCGGTCCTCAACCGCATGCCGGAGGACCCGTTCACGCCCGCGTCTCGCGCGGCGGCGGAGCGGTTGCTCGCGGCGCACGGGCCGCATCACGGGCAGCGCGCCCTGGGGCGGCTGGCGCGGGCGCAGGCCTCGTGGGAGCGGTTCGCGGTGGGCCTGGACGCGCCCCACCTGTGCCTGCCCGAGCTGTCCGTGACGGGGCCGGAGTTGGTGGAGCAGCTCGCGGGGCGGCTCGTCACCGCGCCTCCGTCACGACGCGCGCGGGAGGCCACGCCATGA
- a CDS encoding serine/threonine protein kinase, whose translation MTPDTTTEETPGVPRRPRVLFNVGGTAFEFVRKLEVRATGELIMLARRRYRGGLGGPVVIKRLRDPSTFIDRRRLVEEVELTFRLNHPAIAKVLHIKAYRGAPHVVMEYVEGRSLDTVLNLMAMRRRPLSAAFAAYVVSEVAEALHYAHTLLDEWNRPLHIVHRDVSPRNIRVGVHGEVKLLHFTVAASSLAGREVTSRPLVKGDVAYASPEALRREPLDARSDLFSLGLVLLELLTGSHPLSVEDDTPLAPLPEAPALLSQGPTWMPLPEIAARMARLGSDDVQRLARDVPDLLRELLVRALHQDPAQRIPNAHEFATLLRAWLRIHAPDYGRHAAAEELSQAAVEATARRHQADLLEGGLHPEGLTADEAAMTPEPGAESTPEPGAEPPPWTGEDEPLPVGEEALDELVPLEDEDDGADDEPEE comes from the coding sequence ATGACGCCCGATACGACGACGGAAGAGACTCCTGGAGTGCCTCGCAGACCCCGCGTGCTGTTCAACGTGGGCGGCACCGCCTTCGAGTTCGTTCGCAAGCTGGAGGTCCGCGCCACCGGCGAGCTGATCATGCTCGCGCGCCGTCGCTACCGAGGCGGACTCGGCGGCCCCGTGGTCATCAAGCGACTGCGCGACCCCTCCACCTTCATCGACCGGCGTCGGCTCGTCGAAGAGGTGGAACTCACCTTCCGACTCAACCACCCCGCCATCGCCAAGGTGCTCCACATCAAGGCCTACCGAGGCGCGCCCCACGTCGTCATGGAGTACGTGGAAGGACGCTCGCTGGACACCGTGCTCAACCTGATGGCCATGCGCCGGCGTCCCCTCTCCGCCGCCTTCGCCGCCTACGTCGTCTCCGAGGTCGCCGAGGCCCTCCACTACGCCCATACCCTGCTCGATGAGTGGAACCGCCCGCTCCACATCGTCCACCGCGACGTCAGCCCTCGGAACATCCGCGTGGGCGTCCATGGCGAGGTGAAGCTGCTCCACTTCACCGTCGCCGCGTCGTCCCTCGCCGGCCGTGAGGTCACCAGCCGCCCCCTCGTGAAAGGCGACGTCGCCTACGCCTCCCCCGAGGCCCTGCGCCGCGAGCCCCTCGACGCGCGCTCGGACTTGTTCTCGCTCGGGCTGGTGCTCCTGGAGCTGCTGACCGGCTCGCACCCGCTCTCCGTCGAGGACGACACGCCCCTCGCGCCGCTCCCCGAGGCCCCCGCGCTGCTCTCCCAGGGCCCCACGTGGATGCCCCTGCCGGAGATCGCCGCGCGGATGGCACGGCTGGGCTCCGACGACGTGCAGCGGCTCGCGCGCGACGTGCCGGACCTGCTGCGCGAGCTGCTCGTGCGCGCGCTGCATCAGGACCCCGCCCAGCGCATCCCCAACGCCCACGAGTTCGCCACCCTGCTGCGCGCCTGGCTGCGGATCCACGCTCCGGACTACGGGCGCCACGCCGCGGCCGAGGAGCTGTCCCAGGCCGCCGTGGAGGCCACCGCCCGCCGTCACCAGGCGGACCTGCTGGAGGGCGGCCTGCACCCCGAGGGGCTCACCGCGGACGAGGCCGCCATGACGCCCGAGCCCGGCGCCGAATCGACGCCCGAGCCCGGCGCCGAGCCGCCTCCCTGGACCGGCGAGGACGAGCCGCTGCCCGTGGGCGAGGAGGCCCTGGACGAGCTGGTGCCCCTCGAGGACGAGGACGACGGCGCCGACGACGAGCCCGAAGAGTAG
- a CDS encoding helix-turn-helix transcriptional regulator: MPAPVNEKLTVIFGAAARDARLRLGLTQADVAERVGIAMEVYSRMERGKMLPRAQTLRRLCDVLHVSADVLLGVGAPGSPVAVGVPRREGREEPAELRRLTRTLRTLELGQLRAVSRVVNAVVSVMPKRAPTLVTRAPKRRRAG; encoded by the coding sequence ATGCCCGCGCCCGTTAATGAGAAGCTGACCGTCATCTTCGGAGCCGCCGCTCGCGATGCCCGCCTGCGCCTGGGGCTCACGCAGGCCGATGTGGCCGAGCGTGTGGGGATTGCCATGGAGGTCTACAGCCGGATGGAGCGCGGGAAGATGTTGCCGCGCGCGCAGACGTTGCGCCGGCTGTGCGACGTGCTGCACGTCTCGGCGGACGTGCTGTTGGGAGTGGGCGCGCCGGGCTCGCCGGTGGCGGTGGGGGTGCCTCGCCGGGAGGGGCGCGAGGAGCCCGCCGAGCTGCGCAGGCTGACGCGGACGCTGCGCACGTTGGAGCTGGGGCAGTTGCGAGCGGTGTCGAGGGTGGTGAACGCGGTCGTGTCGGTGATGCCGAAGCGGGCGCCGACGCTGGTGACCCGAGCCCCGAAGCGGCGCAGAGCCGGGTAG
- a CDS encoding serine/threonine protein kinase, producing MSPESLHPLLLQPSEVVGSYRLVRRIATGGYGTVFLAEAGGHPVALKFALQGPEDAADSAHVDARTLKEVSVLSRVTHPNVVALRGYNRWPHPRTGYLFLVMDYVDGPTLSEWARTPLLTSRQVAMLFADLALTLDAIHREGVRHRDIKGSNIIVRASDGRPVLVDFGSGDHASAPVLTEGRLPPGTPSYRSPESLQYWMEHREHGPRYTFRPTDDLYSLGLVLFEVLTGTFPYPATLPPTALLGSILSARAPAPHRINPQVPRALSAVCGRLLERSPTHRYQTGAELFGALSAAMEQSSSSWDQPLFALPSPEDAVTEEDEALFDGDEEARELRRWVRSLERPARGGTSKQDASSRKVALMPVMLIPPSALAPARSERSWVHGWGRRLLAWARRWRMRRGVRSASTRRCG from the coding sequence ATGAGTCCCGAGTCACTCCATCCCCTGCTCCTGCAGCCCTCCGAGGTCGTCGGCAGCTATCGGCTGGTGCGGCGCATCGCCACTGGGGGGTATGGCACCGTGTTCCTCGCGGAGGCGGGTGGCCATCCCGTCGCGCTCAAGTTCGCGCTCCAGGGGCCCGAGGACGCGGCGGACTCGGCCCATGTGGATGCGCGCACGTTGAAGGAGGTGAGCGTGCTCTCGCGCGTCACCCATCCCAACGTGGTGGCCTTGCGGGGCTACAACCGCTGGCCACATCCGCGCACGGGCTACCTGTTCCTCGTCATGGACTACGTGGACGGGCCCACGCTGTCCGAGTGGGCTCGGACGCCGCTCCTCACGTCTCGACAGGTGGCGATGCTGTTCGCGGACCTGGCGCTCACGCTGGACGCCATCCATCGCGAGGGCGTGCGTCACCGCGACATCAAGGGCAGCAACATCATCGTGCGCGCCTCGGACGGGCGGCCCGTGCTGGTGGACTTCGGCTCGGGAGATCATGCGAGCGCGCCCGTGCTCACCGAGGGCCGGCTCCCCCCCGGCACGCCCAGCTATCGCAGCCCCGAGTCCTTGCAGTACTGGATGGAGCACCGCGAGCACGGGCCTCGCTACACGTTCCGCCCCACCGATGACTTGTACTCGCTGGGGCTCGTGCTGTTCGAGGTGCTCACGGGCACCTTCCCGTATCCCGCGACGCTGCCGCCCACCGCGCTGCTCGGCAGCATCCTGTCGGCTCGCGCGCCCGCGCCACATCGCATCAATCCGCAGGTGCCTCGGGCCTTGAGCGCCGTGTGCGGGCGACTGCTGGAGCGGAGCCCGACCCACCGCTACCAGACCGGGGCGGAGCTGTTTGGGGCACTGAGCGCCGCGATGGAGCAGTCCTCCTCGTCGTGGGACCAACCGCTCTTCGCCCTGCCGTCTCCCGAGGACGCCGTCACGGAGGAGGACGAGGCGCTGTTCGATGGCGACGAAGAGGCGCGCGAGCTGCGGCGCTGGGTGCGCTCGCTCGAGCGTCCCGCGCGCGGCGGCACATCCAAGCAGGACGCGAGTTCGCGCAAGGTCGCGCTGATGCCCGTGATGCTGATTCCGCCATCCGCGCTGGCACCGGCGCGGAGCGAACGCTCGTGGGTGCACGGCTGGGGGCGACGACTCCTCGCGTGGGCACGCCGATGGCGCATGCGTCGCGGGGTCCGCTCGGCATCGACTCGCAGATGCGGGTGA
- a CDS encoding helix-turn-helix transcriptional regulator, whose translation MNEELAIIVGEAAREARDRLRLSQADVASRVGIALEVYARIERGRVLPSATTLRRLCRVLSVRADTLLGLEASGPVEWTEEDSPRLRRLVGELRELDGEQLGAVTRMVRDALVLVRR comes from the coding sequence ATGAACGAGGAGCTGGCCATCATCGTGGGTGAAGCCGCGCGCGAGGCGCGTGACCGGCTTCGCCTGTCGCAGGCGGACGTGGCTTCACGGGTAGGAATCGCGCTGGAGGTCTACGCGCGCATCGAGCGGGGCCGGGTCCTGCCCAGCGCGACCACCCTCCGGCGCCTCTGCCGGGTGCTGAGCGTGCGCGCGGACACGCTGCTGGGATTGGAGGCATCGGGTCCCGTGGAGTGGACCGAGGAGGACTCCCCGAGGCTGCGCCGACTCGTGGGTGAACTGCGGGAGCTGGATGGCGAGCAGCTCGGCGCCGTGACGCGAATGGTGCGGGACGCGCTGGTCCTGGTGCGTCGCTGA